The sequence below is a genomic window from Lodderomyces elongisporus chromosome 2, complete sequence.
TGAAAGTCCGACGTGGAGTAACGGAGTATGGCATTGCTTTAAATGTGGATCCTAGCTTGATCTATTTAAACACATTTGAAATGTGTGGACTCAAGGATAGAAGAGCAACTTCGATTAAAGAGATTTTAAGTAAACGAAACGAAAGGATTGGAGATAAGAATAACTTATCGGTAGATAAAGTTGCCGACTTGTATGCGAAACAAGTTGCCCATGCATTGAATATGAATTATATTAATAAAACCATTTTATagaattcttttttaatagattgatatatataaagaaaaaaagaaaatttacAAGTAACggttaataaaaaaagtgtttttatatatatatgtatatatatatatatttgtatgtatatataaattaaattgatgataataaggaaaaacaaacgTGAGTAGAAAAAGCTAAATTAATTaaagacgaaaaaaaaagaacaggaattctcttttttcttttttgtttggggGGTGGGGAGGTGGATTCTtccattcattcattcattttattgttcttttccatttattCATTCTGTCAAAATCCTTCCCATTCATCCTCTTGATATATGATGAGAGAGCATGTTTGTAGAAAGCATATACACCAATATCAAGatataaaaatgaaaatgcaaaaaaaattaaacagacgtctaaaaaaacaaaatctaTCTGCgtattaaaataaaaaggaaaaaaaaaaggtttaattttttatttggtgAAACTTTAGATgtgtaaaaagaaaacgatgaaaaagaataagcaAAGAatatttgaagaaatttcttttcaactcttcttcctcaatttcaatttcaaatttcaaatttcaaagCTTTCCTATTCCTTTTCTCAGTTCTTTTAAGTTTTGGTTGATTGGTTgattggttttgttttgttttgttttgttttgtctttttttttgatgttcttcttttatagGGGAAAAacagataaaaaaaaacaaaacataatTAAATGGAGAATGTATaacaaacagaaaaataaaaacaaatatgggaaaaagaaaagaaaaaagaaaagaatgaatgaGTGGGTGAAGAAAGGGCATTTATTCAAACTCCATTAGTTTAAATCAATGCAACACCGACAGCAGCAAAAGCGGCAACAACAGAAGCCAATTTGCCAACGTTTGAAGCACCTTCAGATGCCTTGGTGGATGAGCTTGATCCAGATTCGGATGAGCTAGAGTCGGATCCAGATGATGAGCCATCGGTTGAGTCTGATGATGAGCCAGTAGCGCTTGATTTAGcggatgaggatgatgagGTGGTGACTTTATCTTGACATTGGAATTTGTCACCCTTAACGTCACCGTTGGAGTTCAACTTGTTGAATGCGGAACATGACAATTCACCGTCAATCTTCAAGATGAAACCACCAGAGACTCTTGACAAGGAGTCAAAGGTACCATTGTCAAAAGAACCGTTAATGTTAACTGAACCACCAACGGTCTCCAATTCAGAGAAACCATCCAATGATTTCAAGTTTTCATTGTCAGAGATTTGCAAAGCACCACCGATGGAGGTCAATTTAGGGAAGTCAAGTTCTTCCAAGTCGTCATTCTTGTTGATGGTCAATGAGTTTCCAATGGACTTCAAGTTTGCAAACttgatttcttcaattgaGGATGAGGTGAATGCAATGGAACCATTGGCAACGGTCAAGTTTGGTGCTTGGAATGAGTTGATGGATTGCAAGATGATATTCTTTGCTGAGCTCAATTGGTTCAAGATAACGTCAACTTTTTCGGCATTGTATGAAATGTCGATGGTGTCGGTGACTTCTTGCAATCCTGAGTCGATGGTGTCGATATcgtcattgttgttgacatTGAACACCTTCAATTTGTAAACATTGATACCGGTCAATTGGTTCAAACCAGTGTCTGAGATGATAATTTCTTCGGCCGAAGTAAGACCAGCGGTCAAACCGGTAGATTCCAAGGCTGGCAAAGCGTTCAAGTTGAAGGTACCGACGGTGGTCAATTGAGCCAAGTTCAAGTTGGCCAAGATGGTGTTGGCATTGATTTCCAAGGCACCTGAGACCAATTGCAAGGTTGGTGCATTGACAGTAGTTGCTTGAGTGGCGTTCAAGATGGACAAGTCACCGTACAATTGTTCCAAACCGGTCAATTCAACGGTACCAAAAGCGTCACCATTGATGGTAACTTCACCAACAGCGGTTTCacaagcagcaacagaggcaACTTGAGCTGAGTTGGTAGCAGTaaaagaggagaaggaaCAATCACTCTTGACTGATGGGGTAGCAGTAGTCAAAGTAGAGtctagaaaaaaaaaaagaaaggagcAAAGTTAGTATCAAaatggtaaaaaaaaagaaaaagaaactccataaattttattgtttcatcttcttctattttgCACAATTGTCCCATATTCACTGTTATCTTCACTGTTAATGTCTATTGTCTATTGTCCAGTGTCATTGTCGCATAATGTGTGTATAAAATGTGACACTCCCTTTGTTGGTTGtttgagagagaaaaggaaaaaaaaataaatttaaatttggCACTGCCTCCAAAATCGCTGCTAATTTTAGAATCTCACAATttccaaaagaagaaacagaaattGTCTTTTGGTCTCTCTTCACTCTTCACTCttcactctctctctcacacGTTCTCGCTTGTGTTGTCGACAATTCAAGTGACAAGCGcgagaaaggaaaaaaaggaaaaaaaagaaaattttttttcattgattccaaataataatattgaaAGGGTTTCGAGACATTGCAACATATGATTTGCATGTGCTTTTAT
It includes:
- the ECM33 gene encoding 3-prime end of ExtraCellular Mutant protein, giving the protein MQLKNILAISAIAGLASAANNSTLTTATPSVKSDCSFSSFTATNSAQVASVAACETAVGEVTINGDAFGTVELTGLEQLYGDLSILNATQATTVNAPTLQLVSGALEINANTILANLNLAQLTTVGTFNLNALPALESTGLTAGLTSAEEIIISDTGLNQLTGINVYKLKVFNVNNNDDIDTIDSGLQEVTDTIDISYNAEKVDVILNQLSSAKNIILQSINSFQAPNLTVANGSIAFTSSSIEEIKFANLKSIGNSLTINKNDDLEELDFPKLTSIGGALQISDNENLKSLDGFSELETVGGSVNINGSFDNGTFDSLSRVSGGFILKIDGELSCSAFNKLNSNGDVKGDKFQCQDKVTTSSSSSAKSSATGSSSDSTDGSSSGSDSSSSESGSSSSTKASEGASNVGKLASVVAAFAAVGVALI